A single window of Fodinicurvata sp. EGI_FJ10296 DNA harbors:
- the rpoC gene encoding DNA-directed RNA polymerase subunit beta', producing the protein MNELINILGQVTSPQSFDQIRISIASSEQIRSWSYGEIKKPETINYRTFKPERDGLFCARIFGPIKDYECLCGKYKRMKYKGIVCEKCGVEVTLSKVRRERMGHIDLACPVAHIWFLKSLPSRIGLMVDMTLKDLERVLYFENFVVIEPGLTPLKRNQLLSEDEFARYQDEFGEDSFTAKIGAEALKDMLQAIDLEEDRKTVREDLRETGSEAKRKKLVKRLKLIEAFMESGTRPECMILDVVPVIPPELRPLVPLDGGRFATSDLNDLYRRVINRNNRLKRLMELRAPDIIVRNEKRMLQEAVDALFDNGRRGRVITGANKRPLKSMSDMLKGKQGRFRQNLLGKRVDYSGRSVIVVGPELKLHQCGLPKKMALELFKPFIYHKLELYGMASTIKAAKRMVEKERPEVWGILDEVIREHPVMLNRAPTLHRLGIQAFEPVLIEGKAIQLHPLVCTAFNADFDGDQMAVHVPLSLEAQLEARVLMMSTNNILSPANGKPIIVPSQDIVLGLYYLSMERAEKLGRVVSIDSREALDAAIDHSDVVLCNADKRVVDPATVDRDTLFAGLQDGSFVAHQVPRFSSIGEIEAALASGAIGMHTRIKSRFKTVDADGQPIVQRVSATPGRMLLSQILPKHPAIPFDLVNQMLTKKEVTNVLDTVYRHCGQKESVIFADQMMSLGFNYACRAGISFGKDDMVIPAAKAELVAEASELVKEYENQYLEGLITRGEKYNKVVDVWSNCTDRVADEMMKEISSTLTDPTREVNSVYMMAHSGARGSAAQIRQLAGMRGLMAKPSGEIIETPIISNFKEGLTVLEYFNSTHGARKGLADTALKTANSGYLTRRLVDVSQDCVVVESDCGTTRGVRAKAVIDGGEIIASLGDRILGRTVQEDIKDPQTGEVIAAKGDLLDEPTVERIESRAVDSVYMRSPLTCETRNGICAACYGRDLARGTRVNIGEAVGVIAAQSIGEPGTQLTMRTFHIGGAAQRGAEQSFVEASFDATVRIKNRNIVENSQGALIVMSRNTEVQLIDDAGLERARHKIPYGSRLAADEGVRVERGARLAEWDPYTIPIITEREGVVTFVDMVDGISVRDVVDEQTGIASKVVVDWRQQPKGGDLKPRITLRDDDGEVVSLPNGLEARYYMSVDAILSVENGARVQAGDVLARIPRESSKTRDITGGLPRVAELFEARKPKDYAIISEIAGRVEFGKDYKTKRRVVVRPEAAADDGSELEAREYMIPKGKHLSVHEGDHVERGDLLMDGNPVPHDILAVMGVEALANYLINEVQDVYRLQGVKINDKHIEVIVRQMLQKIEITDPGETTFLVGEQVDREEFDEVNQKTETEGYRTASGMPVLQGITKASLQTRSFISAASFQETTRVLTEAAVAGKIDGLVGLKENVIVGSLIPAGTGAYVSRVKKVAAKRDRNVTQGYAGDMDFLEGHSDSGESSAA; encoded by the coding sequence ATGAACGAGTTGATCAATATCCTCGGCCAGGTCACCAGCCCGCAAAGCTTCGATCAAATTCGAATCTCGATCGCGAGTTCAGAGCAAATTCGCTCGTGGTCTTATGGCGAGATCAAGAAGCCGGAAACGATCAATTATCGTACGTTCAAGCCAGAACGGGACGGATTGTTTTGTGCGCGCATATTCGGTCCGATCAAGGACTACGAATGCCTGTGCGGCAAATACAAACGGATGAAGTACAAGGGCATCGTTTGCGAAAAATGCGGTGTCGAAGTGACCCTGTCCAAAGTCCGCCGTGAGCGGATGGGCCACATCGATCTTGCCTGTCCAGTTGCGCATATCTGGTTCCTGAAATCGTTGCCGAGTCGGATCGGATTGATGGTCGATATGACCCTCAAGGATCTTGAACGCGTACTGTATTTCGAGAATTTTGTCGTCATAGAGCCCGGTCTCACGCCGTTGAAACGGAATCAGCTGCTCAGTGAGGACGAATTCGCGCGCTATCAGGACGAATTCGGTGAGGACTCCTTTACCGCCAAGATCGGCGCCGAAGCGTTGAAAGATATGCTGCAGGCGATCGATCTCGAAGAAGATCGGAAGACGGTACGGGAAGATCTTCGCGAAACGGGCTCCGAAGCCAAGCGCAAAAAACTCGTGAAGCGGCTGAAGCTGATCGAGGCGTTCATGGAGAGCGGCACCCGACCGGAATGCATGATCCTTGACGTCGTTCCTGTCATCCCGCCGGAATTGCGGCCACTGGTGCCGTTGGACGGCGGGCGTTTCGCGACATCGGATCTGAATGATCTCTACCGGCGGGTCATCAATCGAAACAATCGCCTGAAGCGGCTTATGGAACTGCGGGCGCCCGATATCATCGTGCGCAATGAAAAGCGAATGCTGCAGGAAGCTGTCGACGCGCTGTTTGACAACGGTCGGCGCGGCCGGGTTATAACCGGCGCGAACAAACGTCCGCTGAAATCCATGTCGGACATGTTGAAAGGCAAACAGGGTCGGTTCCGCCAAAACCTACTTGGAAAGCGCGTGGACTACTCTGGCCGTTCGGTCATTGTCGTCGGTCCAGAGTTGAAGCTCCATCAATGCGGCCTGCCGAAAAAGATGGCGCTGGAGCTTTTCAAGCCGTTCATCTACCACAAGCTTGAACTTTACGGGATGGCTTCGACCATCAAGGCTGCCAAGCGGATGGTCGAAAAGGAACGCCCAGAGGTGTGGGGTATCCTCGATGAAGTTATTCGCGAGCATCCGGTTATGCTCAATCGGGCGCCGACGCTGCACCGTCTCGGTATTCAGGCCTTCGAGCCCGTACTGATCGAAGGCAAGGCGATACAGCTCCACCCTCTGGTTTGTACGGCTTTCAACGCCGACTTTGATGGCGACCAAATGGCAGTGCATGTGCCGTTGTCGCTCGAGGCGCAGCTTGAAGCCCGCGTTCTCATGATGTCGACGAACAATATCCTGTCGCCGGCCAATGGCAAACCGATCATCGTGCCGTCGCAGGATATTGTCCTCGGGCTCTATTATCTGTCGATGGAGCGGGCCGAAAAGCTTGGGCGCGTCGTGTCGATCGACAGCCGCGAAGCGTTGGACGCCGCTATCGATCATAGCGATGTCGTGTTGTGCAACGCTGACAAGCGCGTGGTGGATCCGGCGACCGTCGATCGCGACACCCTGTTTGCCGGTTTGCAGGATGGCAGCTTCGTTGCTCATCAGGTGCCGCGCTTCTCATCGATTGGCGAGATCGAGGCGGCGCTGGCCAGCGGCGCGATTGGTATGCATACGCGGATTAAATCCCGTTTCAAGACGGTCGATGCCGACGGACAGCCAATCGTTCAACGGGTGTCGGCCACGCCGGGGCGGATGCTGCTTTCGCAGATTCTGCCCAAGCATCCGGCGATACCTTTTGACCTCGTCAATCAAATGCTGACGAAAAAAGAAGTGACCAACGTCCTCGATACGGTCTATCGCCACTGCGGTCAGAAGGAATCGGTCATATTCGCCGACCAGATGATGTCGCTGGGCTTCAACTATGCATGCCGTGCTGGTATATCCTTCGGCAAGGATGACATGGTCATTCCAGCGGCCAAAGCCGAATTGGTCGCAGAAGCGTCGGAGCTGGTCAAAGAGTATGAAAATCAGTACCTGGAAGGCCTGATTACCCGCGGCGAGAAATACAACAAGGTTGTCGACGTGTGGTCGAACTGCACGGACAGGGTCGCCGATGAAATGATGAAGGAAATCTCGTCGACATTGACGGACCCGACGCGTGAAGTGAATTCCGTCTATATGATGGCCCATTCCGGGGCCCGCGGGTCGGCTGCCCAGATTCGCCAGCTTGCGGGGATGCGCGGGTTGATGGCGAAACCGTCGGGCGAGATCATTGAGACGCCGATCATCTCCAATTTCAAGGAGGGCCTGACAGTCCTCGAGTACTTCAACTCAACCCACGGCGCCCGTAAGGGATTGGCTGACACAGCATTGAAAACGGCCAATTCCGGTTACCTGACTCGCCGCCTCGTCGACGTGTCCCAGGATTGCGTCGTGGTAGAGAGCGATTGCGGGACAACGAGGGGCGTTCGGGCGAAGGCCGTCATCGACGGCGGTGAAATCATCGCCTCGCTGGGCGATCGCATCCTGGGTCGGACCGTTCAAGAGGACATCAAGGATCCTCAGACCGGTGAAGTCATTGCGGCAAAGGGTGACCTGCTGGATGAACCGACAGTGGAGCGTATTGAAAGCCGAGCTGTCGACAGTGTCTATATGCGGTCCCCGCTGACTTGCGAAACACGCAACGGCATCTGTGCAGCATGCTATGGCAGGGATCTGGCGCGTGGGACCCGGGTCAACATTGGTGAAGCGGTTGGTGTCATCGCCGCTCAGTCGATCGGCGAGCCCGGAACACAGTTGACGATGCGCACGTTCCATATCGGGGGTGCCGCTCAACGTGGAGCAGAGCAGTCATTCGTCGAAGCGTCGTTCGACGCGACTGTGCGGATCAAGAACCGGAATATTGTTGAGAATTCTCAGGGCGCATTGATCGTCATGAGCCGCAACACCGAAGTTCAGCTGATCGACGATGCGGGGCTGGAAAGGGCACGGCACAAGATTCCATATGGCTCGCGATTGGCGGCAGATGAAGGCGTCAGGGTGGAGCGTGGCGCTCGTCTGGCAGAATGGGATCCTTACACGATCCCGATCATAACTGAGCGCGAGGGTGTCGTAACATTTGTCGATATGGTCGACGGAATCTCGGTGCGGGACGTGGTGGACGAACAGACGGGCATCGCGTCCAAGGTCGTCGTCGACTGGCGGCAACAGCCGAAAGGTGGTGACCTTAAGCCGCGAATCACGCTTCGTGACGATGATGGAGAAGTGGTGAGCTTGCCAAATGGTTTGGAGGCGCGCTACTACATGTCGGTCGATGCTATTCTGTCGGTAGAAAACGGAGCACGAGTCCAGGCTGGTGATGTGCTGGCGCGAATTCCTCGCGAAAGCTCGAAGACCCGTGATATTACCGGTGGTTTGCCACGCGTCGCTGAATTGTTCGAGGCACGCAAGCCCAAAGATTATGCAATCATCTCGGAGATTGCCGGCCGCGTCGAATTTGGCAAGGACTACAAGACAAAACGTCGTGTGGTTGTGCGGCCCGAGGCGGCGGCAGATGACGGTTCGGAGTTGGAAGCCCGGGAATACATGATCCCGAAGGGGAAACATCTGTCTGTCCACGAGGGTGACCACGTAGAGCGTGGCGATCTGCTTATGGACGGAAACCCGGTTCCGCATGATATCCTTGCTGTCATGGGCGTGGAGGCACTGGCGAATTACCTCATCAACGAGGTTCAGGACGTGTATCGGCTGCAGGGCGTCAAGATCAACGATAAGCATATCGAGGTTATCGTCCGCCAGATGTTGCAGAAGATTGAAATAACGGATCCTGGCGAGACGACATTCCTTGTTGGTGAACAGGTCGACCGTGAGGAGTTTGACGAGGTCAACCAGAAGACGGAGACCGAGGGGTATCGTACTGCCAGTGGAATGCCTGTCCTGCAGGGTATTACCAAGGCATCGCTCCAAACGCGTTCCTTCATCTCGGCAGCATCGTTCCAGGAGACAACCCGTGTTCTGACGGAAGCTGCTGTTGCCGGCAAGATCGATGGGCTCGTTGGCCTCAAGGAAAACGTGATCGTCGGATCTTTGATACCGGCCGGAACCGGAGCCTATGTCAGTCGCGTGAAGAAAGTTGCGGCAAAGCGGGATCGAAATGTTACGCAAGGATATGCAGGCGATATGGATTTCCTTGAGGGGCATTCGGACTCCGGTGAAAGCTCCGCTGCATAA
- the rpoB gene encoding DNA-directed RNA polymerase subunit beta, whose amino-acid sequence MTKSFTGRKRVRKSFGRIPEVAQMPNLIEVQRSSYDQFLQMHIRPEDRQFLGLQEVFKSVFPIRDFSERAEIDFVHYELEHPKYDIEECQQRGLTYAAPLKVTLRLTVFDVEEETGLKSIRDIKEQDVYMGDMPLMTGNGTFVINGTERVIVSQMHRSPGVFFDHDKGKTHASGKYLFAARVIPYRGSWLDFEFDAKDVLYVRIDRRRKLPSSTLLLALDSAETERRRAEVREEGRQLAPYEAIGMGREEILQYFYETITFKRSNDGWTTPFDQERLRGVKLTNDLINADTGEVAAEAGTKMTPRTAKKLVEAGLQNQLVAQEELTGRYLAADVIDESTGEVFFEAGDEVDEAMLATFVEKGIDELPVLAIDHSNVGPYLRNTLAVDKNATREDALIDIYRVMRPGEPPTLESAEKLFNDLFFESERYDLSAVGRVKMNSRLGLETDDQMRVLRKTDILEILRILLDLKDGRGEIDDIDNLANRRVRSVGELMENQYRVGLLRMERAIRERMSSVDIDTVMPHDLINAKPAAAAVREFFGSSQLSQFMDQTNPLSEITHKRRLSALGPGGLTRERAGFEVRDVHPTHYGRICPIETPEGPNIGLINSLATYARVNKYGFIESPYRRVVSGQVTDEVIYLSAMEESRFTIAQANAELDGEGRFVSELISTRSGGDYMLSRPEAIDLIDVSPKQIVSVAAALIPFLENDDANRALMGSNMQRQAVPLLRAEAPLVGTGMEGTVAKDSGVALSARRTGVVDQVDGTRIVIRATEDIADGASNVDIYNLLKFQRSNQNTCITQRPVVRKGDWINKGDIIADGPSTDLGDLALGRNVLVAFMPWNGYNFEDSILLSERIVRDDVFTSIHIEEFEVMARDTKLGQEEITRDIPNVGEESLRQLDEAGIVYVGAEVNPGDILVGKVTPKGESPMTPEEKLLRAIFGEKASDVRDTSLRLPPGVTGTIVEVRVFSRRGVDKDERALAIERAEIERLAKDRDDERGILERGYVARLREQLVGRPAVSGPRGFPTGRPIEEADLSALSVPQWKQITVDDETVMTDVEAVVQQFEQSVQNLQRRFEDKVDKLQRGDELPPGVMKMVKVFIAIKRKMQPGDKMAGRHGNKGVVSRIMPVEDMPYLEDGTPADIVLNPLGVPSRMNVGQILETHLGWASANLGKQIAEMLESINGQMNDPAKQTLLDKLKKIYGDEQFREDVSDLDDAELLEMAGNLRNGVPMATPVFDGAREDDIVDMLLQAGLESSGQVTLFDGRTGEQFHRMVTVGYIYMLKLHHLVDDKIHARSIGPYSLVTQQPLGGKAQFGGQRFGEMEVWALQAYGAAYTLQEMLTVKSDDVSGRTKVYEAIVRGDDNFESGIPESFNVLVKELRSLGLNVELGQSD is encoded by the coding sequence CCTATGCCGCCCCGCTGAAGGTGACGTTGCGTCTGACGGTTTTCGACGTGGAAGAGGAAACCGGTCTGAAGTCCATCCGGGACATCAAGGAGCAGGACGTCTATATGGGCGATATGCCCTTGATGACCGGGAACGGCACGTTCGTCATCAACGGTACCGAGCGAGTCATCGTATCGCAGATGCACCGTAGCCCCGGTGTTTTCTTTGACCACGATAAGGGAAAGACACACGCATCCGGAAAATACCTGTTTGCTGCGCGCGTTATCCCGTATCGCGGGTCGTGGCTCGATTTCGAATTCGACGCCAAGGACGTTCTCTATGTCCGGATCGACCGTCGGCGTAAACTTCCGTCTTCCACGCTGCTACTGGCGCTTGACAGTGCCGAGACAGAGCGGCGGCGGGCAGAAGTCAGAGAGGAAGGCCGCCAACTCGCGCCTTACGAAGCGATTGGCATGGGCCGCGAGGAGATACTTCAGTATTTCTACGAGACGATCACGTTCAAGCGGTCCAATGATGGCTGGACGACCCCGTTCGATCAGGAGCGGCTGCGCGGGGTCAAGCTGACGAACGATCTGATTAACGCCGACACCGGAGAGGTTGCGGCCGAAGCCGGCACGAAAATGACGCCACGCACTGCGAAAAAGCTCGTCGAGGCGGGACTTCAGAACCAGCTCGTGGCACAGGAAGAATTGACGGGCCGCTATCTGGCAGCGGATGTGATCGACGAGTCGACGGGAGAGGTGTTCTTCGAAGCCGGCGATGAAGTTGACGAGGCCATGCTGGCGACTTTTGTCGAAAAAGGCATCGACGAGTTGCCGGTTCTTGCCATTGACCATTCGAATGTCGGGCCGTATCTGCGCAATACGTTGGCAGTCGACAAGAACGCGACGCGTGAAGACGCACTGATCGATATATATCGGGTGATGCGGCCGGGCGAACCCCCGACGCTGGAATCGGCGGAAAAGCTGTTCAACGACCTTTTCTTCGAATCGGAGCGGTACGATCTTTCTGCCGTCGGTCGCGTGAAGATGAACTCGCGTCTCGGACTCGAGACCGATGATCAGATGCGCGTACTTCGCAAGACCGATATCCTTGAAATACTGCGCATTTTGCTGGACCTCAAGGACGGTCGGGGAGAGATCGATGACATCGATAACCTTGCCAACCGGCGCGTGCGGTCGGTCGGTGAGTTGATGGAAAACCAGTACCGGGTCGGGCTTCTGCGCATGGAGCGGGCGATCCGGGAACGGATGAGCAGCGTCGATATCGACACTGTCATGCCCCATGATCTCATCAATGCCAAACCTGCAGCCGCGGCTGTACGCGAATTTTTTGGTTCGTCTCAGCTTTCGCAGTTTATGGACCAGACGAATCCGCTTTCTGAGATTACGCATAAACGCCGGCTGTCTGCGCTTGGCCCGGGCGGTCTGACCCGCGAGCGCGCTGGCTTCGAGGTCCGCGACGTTCATCCGACTCACTATGGCCGAATCTGCCCTATCGAGACGCCTGAAGGACCCAATATCGGTCTGATTAATAGCTTGGCGACTTACGCACGTGTCAATAAATACGGCTTCATCGAGAGTCCGTATCGGCGAGTCGTGTCCGGGCAGGTTACGGACGAAGTCATCTATCTCTCCGCCATGGAAGAGAGCCGGTTCACAATTGCCCAGGCAAATGCGGAATTGGATGGTGAGGGCCGGTTCGTCTCCGAACTGATCTCCACGCGGTCCGGCGGCGACTACATGCTATCGCGGCCGGAGGCGATAGATCTCATCGACGTCAGTCCAAAGCAGATTGTTTCCGTGGCGGCGGCATTGATCCCGTTCCTGGAAAACGATGATGCGAACCGGGCATTGATGGGCTCGAACATGCAACGCCAGGCCGTGCCGCTGCTGCGCGCCGAGGCGCCGCTGGTGGGCACCGGTATGGAAGGCACCGTGGCCAAGGACTCCGGCGTGGCGCTTAGCGCGCGGCGAACCGGAGTCGTCGATCAGGTTGACGGCACGCGTATCGTCATTCGGGCGACGGAGGATATCGCAGACGGCGCTTCGAACGTCGATATCTATAACCTTCTGAAGTTCCAGCGGTCGAATCAGAACACCTGCATTACCCAGCGGCCGGTCGTGCGCAAGGGCGACTGGATCAACAAGGGTGACATTATCGCCGACGGTCCGTCGACGGATCTGGGCGACCTGGCTTTGGGGCGGAACGTGCTCGTCGCTTTCATGCCCTGGAATGGCTACAACTTCGAGGACTCGATCCTTCTTTCTGAACGGATCGTTCGCGACGACGTTTTCACCTCGATCCATATCGAAGAGTTCGAGGTGATGGCCCGCGATACGAAGCTTGGCCAGGAAGAAATCACGCGCGACATTCCCAATGTTGGCGAGGAAAGCCTTCGTCAGCTTGACGAGGCGGGCATCGTCTATGTCGGCGCCGAGGTGAATCCTGGCGATATTCTCGTTGGCAAGGTGACGCCAAAGGGCGAGAGCCCGATGACGCCGGAAGAAAAGCTGCTGCGGGCGATATTCGGTGAGAAGGCGTCAGACGTGCGGGACACGTCGCTACGGTTACCACCAGGTGTAACGGGAACCATTGTAGAAGTTCGTGTTTTCTCACGCCGAGGCGTGGACAAGGACGAGCGGGCATTGGCCATCGAGCGGGCAGAGATCGAGCGGCTGGCCAAGGACCGCGATGATGAACGCGGTATTCTGGAGCGCGGCTATGTTGCCCGGCTTCGGGAACAGCTAGTAGGCCGGCCGGCGGTTTCCGGACCGAGGGGATTCCCGACTGGGCGACCGATCGAGGAGGCCGATCTCAGCGCTTTGTCGGTTCCGCAATGGAAGCAGATCACTGTCGATGACGAGACGGTGATGACCGACGTTGAAGCTGTGGTGCAGCAGTTCGAGCAGTCGGTGCAGAATTTGCAGCGTCGGTTTGAAGACAAGGTAGACAAGCTCCAGCGCGGTGACGAATTACCTCCTGGTGTCATGAAGATGGTCAAGGTGTTCATAGCCATCAAACGCAAGATGCAGCCTGGGGACAAGATGGCAGGTCGCCATGGTAACAAGGGCGTCGTCTCGCGCATCATGCCCGTCGAAGACATGCCGTATCTTGAAGACGGGACACCAGCTGATATCGTCCTCAATCCACTGGGCGTGCCGTCCCGTATGAATGTGGGGCAGATTCTCGAGACGCATCTGGGGTGGGCCTCGGCCAATCTTGGGAAGCAGATTGCGGAAATGCTTGAGTCGATCAATGGTCAGATGAACGACCCGGCCAAGCAGACCCTGTTGGACAAGCTCAAGAAGATCTACGGAGACGAACAGTTCCGTGAGGACGTGTCCGATCTGGATGATGCTGAACTTCTTGAGATGGCGGGCAACCTTCGCAATGGCGTACCAATGGCCACGCCTGTCTTTGATGGCGCTCGCGAAGATGACATTGTCGACATGCTTCTACAGGCCGGCCTGGAGTCGAGCGGACAGGTGACGTTGTTCGATGGCCGCACCGGTGAGCAGTTCCATCGCATGGTGACCGTCGGATACATCTATATGTTGAAGCTGCACCATCTTGTGGACGACAAGATCCATGCCCGATCGATTGGTCCCTACAGCCTCGTCACCCAGCAACCGTTGGGCGGTAAGGCCCAGTTCGGCGGTCAGCGATTTGGTGAAATGGAAGTTTGGGCACTGCAGGCGTATGGCGCTGCGTACACGCTTCAGGAAATGCTGACGGTCAAGTCGGACGATGTTTCCGGTCGAACGAAAGTTTATGAGGCGATCGTACGCGGGGACGACAATTTCGAAAGCGGTATTCCCGAGAGCTTCAATGTTCTGGTCAAAGAACTGCGGTCCCTCGGCTTGAACGTCGAACTCGGCCAAAGTGACTGA